A window from Flavobacterium gyeonganense encodes these proteins:
- a CDS encoding MaoC/PaaZ C-terminal domain-containing protein, whose protein sequence is MYFKSTFFEDYQLNDKRVTLGRTITETDFVVHAGHTGDFFPHHMDEEWCKTQPFGQRIAHGTMVFSIGIGLTASEINPEAFSKGYDRMRFVKPVHIGDTIHSEITISEKGEAKKPDMGTVTEHVEIINQRGEVVLVCDHLLLVKKK, encoded by the coding sequence ATGTATTTCAAATCCACATTTTTCGAAGACTATCAACTTAATGATAAAAGAGTTACATTAGGCAGAACTATTACAGAAACTGATTTTGTAGTTCATGCAGGACATACCGGCGATTTTTTTCCGCATCACATGGATGAAGAATGGTGCAAAACCCAGCCTTTCGGACAGCGAATTGCCCACGGGACAATGGTTTTTAGTATTGGTATCGGTTTAACTGCATCCGAAATAAACCCGGAAGCTTTTTCTAAAGGATATGACAGAATGCGTTTTGTGAAACCGGTTCATATTGGTGACACCATTCATTCAGAAATTACCATTTCAGAAAAAGGAGAAGCCAAAAAGCCGGATATGGGAACGGTGACCGAGCACGTAGAAATCATCAACCAGCGAGGTGAAGTGGTTTTGGTGTGTGACCACCTTTTATTAGTAAAAAAGAAATAA
- the fucP gene encoding L-fucose:H+ symporter permease — protein MQVTNQTGDQHEVPTEGGKGNQYLLPFILITSLFFLWGMAHNLDSILIPHLKKACELNNSQSTLIDTSVFFAYFIMAIPAGMLIKRFGYKNSIIIGLLVFACGAFLFVPAANTRTYELFLLALFVIGCGLTILETSANPYAAILGPAESSSKRLNLAASFNGLAAMVAPIVGSLFILSGTNHTPEQMAAMPEATKAAYLLGEASAVKLPYIILGSVLVLVAILFYFMHLPSMKPQHSEVEVKPGFFSVLKFSHLSWAVVAQFFYVGAQVCITSFFIRIAQQGAGLDEKTAGYYLGVYGFLFMAGRFIGTFFLKFVKDYVLLSIYCVASILLCLVAIYGSGIVVIYALGGIGFFMSIMFPTIFSLGLVGLKSNTETGSSWLVMSIVGGAILPYGMGTLIDMKHDDIQAGYIIPLVCFVIILYFGVFGHKVKNTIS, from the coding sequence ATGCAAGTAACCAACCAAACAGGCGACCAACACGAAGTGCCTACAGAAGGCGGAAAAGGAAATCAGTATCTTTTGCCTTTCATTTTAATTACCAGCTTATTTTTCCTTTGGGGAATGGCGCACAATCTGGATTCTATTTTGATTCCACACTTAAAAAAAGCTTGTGAATTAAATAACAGTCAATCTACATTGATTGATACCTCCGTATTTTTTGCTTATTTTATTATGGCAATTCCCGCCGGAATGCTGATTAAAAGATTTGGCTATAAAAATAGCATCATAATAGGATTATTAGTTTTTGCCTGTGGAGCATTTCTTTTTGTACCTGCTGCAAATACAAGAACCTACGAACTTTTCCTTTTAGCCTTGTTTGTTATTGGTTGTGGACTAACCATTCTGGAAACCAGCGCCAATCCGTATGCTGCTATATTAGGGCCTGCTGAATCATCTTCCAAAAGATTAAATTTAGCTGCTTCTTTTAACGGATTAGCAGCTATGGTTGCCCCAATTGTTGGTTCACTGTTTATTCTTTCAGGAACAAATCACACTCCAGAACAAATGGCAGCTATGCCGGAAGCAACAAAAGCTGCTTATCTATTAGGGGAAGCTTCGGCTGTGAAATTACCTTATATCATTTTAGGAAGTGTATTGGTATTGGTTGCTATCTTATTTTATTTCATGCATTTACCTTCAATGAAACCACAACATTCTGAAGTGGAAGTAAAACCGGGATTTTTCTCTGTTTTGAAATTCTCTCATTTGAGTTGGGCTGTTGTAGCACAGTTTTTTTATGTTGGCGCCCAGGTTTGTATTACGAGTTTCTTCATTCGAATTGCACAGCAAGGAGCTGGATTAGATGAAAAGACAGCCGGATATTATCTTGGAGTTTATGGTTTTCTGTTTATGGCAGGACGTTTTATTGGAACTTTCTTTTTGAAGTTTGTTAAAGATTATGTTCTACTTTCTATATATTGTGTCGCCAGTATTTTACTTTGTTTAGTAGCTATTTACGGATCGGGAATTGTAGTTATTTATGCTCTTGGCGGAATTGGATTTTTTATGTCAATTATGTTTCCAACTATTTTCTCTTTAGGATTGGTAGGTTTAAAATCCAATACAGAAACTGGTTCATCCTGGTTGGTAATGTCAATTGTTGGCGGAGCTATTCTGCCTTATGGTATGGGAACATTAATCGATATGAAACATGATGATATTCAGGCTGGATATATTATTCCTTTGGTCTGTTTTGTAATCATTCTTTATTTCGGAGTATTTGGCCATAAAGTAAAAAACACTATTTCTTAG
- a CDS encoding pectinesterase family protein: protein MKKTLLTFYFLLISFSAALHAQKNKTVYDIVVAADGSGNYTKVQDAFNAVPDNNTKQTIIFIKPGTYKEKLKLTKNKKVKLIGESYKTTILTFDDYAEIAGGTSKSFSVLIEADDFFAENITFENTISSELPQYKKGGQAVALMVNGDRVIFHNCKMSGFQDTFYLKANKRSYIKDCIIDGTTDFIFGAGIALFENCFIQCRKDSYITAGNHEAGKSKYGFVFKDCVIMKYPKAAISKVSLGRPWGAGANTVFIHSYEESIIIPEGWSIWSKDPENKAYDNWKTSFYAEYDCYGPGSNSDNRISWSKQLNKTEASEYTKEKIFAASTTTASNLEGDWNPVIEKDKCDSVLPSKKTKNADSNFEKAFN from the coding sequence ATGAAAAAAACTTTACTTACTTTTTATTTCTTACTTATTAGTTTCAGTGCAGCTTTACACGCTCAAAAAAACAAAACTGTTTATGATATTGTGGTAGCTGCTGATGGAAGCGGTAATTACACTAAAGTTCAGGATGCTTTTAATGCTGTACCTGATAATAATACTAAGCAGACAATCATTTTTATAAAGCCCGGCACTTATAAAGAAAAACTAAAATTAACTAAAAACAAAAAAGTAAAACTTATAGGTGAATCATACAAAACTACCATTCTCACTTTTGATGATTATGCTGAAATTGCAGGAGGAACCAGCAAGTCTTTTAGTGTATTGATTGAAGCGGATGATTTTTTCGCAGAAAACATCACTTTTGAAAATACGATTAGCAGTGAATTACCTCAATATAAAAAAGGCGGCCAGGCAGTAGCTTTAATGGTAAATGGCGACAGGGTTATTTTTCATAACTGCAAAATGAGCGGTTTTCAGGATACATTTTACCTTAAAGCTAACAAAAGATCCTATATCAAAGATTGTATAATTGATGGCACAACAGACTTTATTTTTGGCGCAGGAATAGCTTTGTTTGAAAATTGTTTTATCCAATGCAGAAAAGATTCATACATCACTGCCGGTAATCATGAAGCGGGAAAAAGTAAATATGGTTTTGTATTCAAAGATTGTGTCATCATGAAATATCCTAAAGCAGCCATTTCAAAAGTGTCACTTGGAAGACCGTGGGGAGCCGGTGCAAATACAGTTTTTATCCATTCGTATGAAGAATCTATTATAATACCTGAAGGCTGGTCAATCTGGTCTAAAGATCCGGAAAATAAAGCCTATGACAACTGGAAAACTTCTTTCTATGCAGAATATGATTGTTATGGTCCGGGATCAAATTCAGATAATCGTATTTCATGGTCGAAACAATTAAATAAAACCGAAGCGTCTGAATATACCAAAGAAAAAATATTTGCAGCCAGCACAACAACTGCAAGTAATCTTGAAGGTGATTGGAATCCGGTAATTGAAAAAGACAAATGTGATTCTGTTTTACCTTCCAAAAAAACCAAGAATGCCGATTCAAATTTTGAAAAAGCATTTAACTAA
- a CDS encoding response regulator transcription factor produces MTDISIEDQLTSTLLKQTFLDEEALDVEDYKKMAAAYVSIEQCVAVLSDFQADCSYIYAGNFGKLLGFSNDLFIDSAFEDCIFDKLNSEDVIERHALELYFFQYLKNLPEEEYRNYSTYSRLRSSDDKNKHYINHRTMYLKRSPNGSVLFALCLYAPSTNSEFRNGIDAKIVNIKTGETISSEKYKPYTESLLSKRELEILTHVAKGSNSDQIAELLNISVYTVRRHRQNIIQKLQVANTTEALKTAFVMGLINI; encoded by the coding sequence ATGACAGACATATCCATTGAAGATCAGTTAACTTCTACTTTATTAAAACAAACTTTTTTGGATGAGGAAGCATTAGATGTAGAAGATTATAAAAAAATGGCTGCAGCTTATGTTTCTATAGAGCAATGCGTAGCTGTACTTTCGGATTTTCAGGCTGACTGTAGTTATATTTATGCAGGTAATTTTGGTAAATTACTCGGATTCTCAAATGATTTGTTTATCGATTCTGCTTTTGAAGACTGCATATTTGATAAGTTAAATTCGGAGGATGTAATCGAGCGTCATGCCTTAGAACTTTATTTTTTTCAATATCTTAAAAATCTTCCTGAGGAAGAATATAGAAATTACAGTACTTATAGTCGTCTGCGTTCTTCTGATGATAAAAACAAGCATTATATTAATCACCGAACCATGTATCTTAAAAGATCACCCAATGGAAGTGTTTTATTTGCATTGTGCCTGTATGCACCATCTACTAATTCGGAATTCCGAAATGGGATTGATGCTAAAATTGTAAACATTAAAACAGGAGAAACTATATCATCTGAAAAGTATAAGCCTTATACAGAAAGTCTCCTTTCTAAAAGAGAATTAGAAATACTGACTCACGTGGCAAAGGGAAGCAATAGTGATCAGATTGCAGAATTGTTAAATATTTCGGTTTATACGGTTCGTCGCCACAGGCAGAATATAATTCAAAAATTGCAGGTTGCGAATACAACCGAAGCATTAAAAACAGCTTTTGTTATGGGACTAATAAATATATAA
- a CDS encoding DUF1349 domain-containing protein, whose translation MKSKSIIFCSLFQIILFTGCNNISKENKTAKNTATKPKDSAIVGGVPCDIKLSQIHFTKSINGADTLAKVDNKENILFNVGEKKDYFSDPNNKLSNNSAPILLSKVDNTKPFTLTAKISPEFTKTGLYNAGVLYLYVNDRFYQKFCFEQDERGNHRIVTVRTIGTSDDNNHDVVEVKTVYMKISSDTETVASYYSLDNKNWQMVRLYKNNYPAEIWTGISVQCPVDKGTKSYFEDISLEQKSVKDFRLGI comes from the coding sequence ATGAAATCTAAATCCATTATCTTCTGCAGTCTTTTTCAAATTATTTTATTTACAGGTTGTAACAATATTTCTAAAGAAAATAAAACAGCGAAAAATACTGCAACAAAACCAAAAGACTCAGCGATTGTCGGTGGAGTTCCATGCGATATCAAACTAAGCCAAATTCATTTTACAAAATCAATTAATGGAGCTGATACGCTAGCAAAAGTGGATAATAAAGAAAACATACTATTTAATGTGGGAGAGAAAAAAGATTATTTCTCAGATCCAAATAATAAACTATCAAATAATTCGGCACCTATTCTTTTATCTAAAGTTGATAACACAAAACCCTTTACCTTAACAGCAAAAATAAGCCCGGAATTCACTAAAACCGGGTTGTACAATGCCGGTGTATTATACCTATATGTAAACGACCGTTTTTATCAAAAATTTTGCTTTGAGCAGGATGAACGCGGTAATCACAGAATTGTCACGGTTCGTACAATAGGAACTTCTGACGACAACAATCATGATGTTGTTGAGGTCAAAACTGTTTACATGAAAATTTCATCAGATACAGAAACGGTAGCGAGTTATTATTCCCTTGACAATAAAAATTGGCAAATGGTTCGTTTATACAAAAACAATTATCCAGCAGAAATCTGGACAGGAATCAGTGTACAATGCCCGGTTGATAAAGGCACAAAAAGTTATTTTGAAGATATTAGCTTAGAACAGAAAAGTGTTAAAGACTTTCGTTTAGGAATCTAA
- a CDS encoding ABC transporter permease — protein sequence MNLEYFIAKRLITAKDYKSSISAPIIKIAISAIAIGIIMMLVSVATGIGLQQKIRDKVSAFNGQIIISNYDNNNSDVTLIPVSKNQDFYPNFKSVPEVSHIQAIASKAGIIRTENAFEGIIFKGVGADYDWNNIKEYLVEGKLPDFSKLLNEDVIISRFLADRLNLKVGDSFNTFFIKDEQGKMPNSRRFKITGIFNSGFQNFDATYIIGDIRHIQRINKWAPDQVGAFEVFVKDFDNIKTAGNEIYEQTSSSLDTKTIIDKYSYIFDWLQLFDFNIIVILAVMILVATINMVVALLVLILERTQMIGILKALGANNWAVRKIFLYNAFYLIIRGLFWGNLIGISILLIQQQFGIIQLNPENYYVNQAPVYINWVYVVLLNLMTVTICFVVLLIPSYIITKISPVKAIRFD from the coding sequence TTGAACCTCGAATATTTTATAGCTAAAAGACTTATCACTGCTAAAGATTATAAAAGTAGCATTTCAGCTCCTATTATAAAAATTGCTATTTCGGCTATAGCTATTGGTATTATCATGATGTTGGTTTCAGTTGCAACCGGAATTGGATTACAGCAAAAAATCCGGGACAAAGTTTCCGCTTTCAACGGCCAGATTATTATTTCGAATTATGACAATAATAATTCTGATGTAACATTGATTCCTGTTTCTAAAAATCAGGATTTCTATCCTAATTTCAAATCGGTTCCTGAAGTGAGCCATATCCAGGCAATTGCAAGCAAAGCTGGGATTATCAGAACCGAAAATGCTTTCGAAGGAATTATTTTCAAGGGGGTTGGAGCCGATTATGACTGGAATAATATAAAAGAATATTTAGTAGAAGGAAAGTTGCCAGATTTTTCTAAATTATTAAATGAAGATGTTATAATCTCCAGATTTCTTGCAGACCGATTAAATTTAAAAGTAGGGGATAGTTTTAATACTTTTTTTATTAAAGATGAACAAGGAAAGATGCCTAATAGCCGCCGATTCAAAATTACAGGTATTTTTAATTCCGGTTTTCAGAATTTTGATGCAACATATATAATTGGGGATATTCGTCATATTCAGAGAATTAATAAATGGGCACCTGATCAGGTTGGTGCATTCGAAGTTTTTGTAAAAGATTTCGATAATATTAAAACTGCAGGAAATGAAATCTACGAACAAACTTCCTCGAGTTTAGATACAAAAACGATAATTGATAAGTACAGTTATATATTCGATTGGCTTCAGCTTTTTGATTTCAACATTATTGTTATTTTGGCTGTCATGATTTTGGTTGCAACAATAAATATGGTAGTTGCTTTATTAGTGCTTATCCTGGAACGCACACAAATGATAGGTATTTTAAAGGCATTAGGTGCTAACAATTGGGCAGTTCGAAAAATATTTTTGTATAATGCCTTCTATCTTATAATAAGAGGCTTGTTTTGGGGCAACTTAATTGGTATTTCAATATTGTTAATTCAGCAGCAATTTGGTATTATCCAATTAAATCCTGAAAACTATTATGTCAACCAGGCACCAGTTTATATAAATTGGGTTTATGTGGTATTATTAAATCTGATGACCGTTACGATTTGTTTCGTGGTATTATTAATTCCATCTTATATTATAACAAAGATTTCTCCGGTAAAAGCAATCCGTTTTGATTAA
- a CDS encoding YkgJ family cysteine cluster protein produces MKQILNNLNKLAKDKHIENKKYFDKLKKKQPKNLDYVMQDLHDAEFKKTDCLQCANCCKTTGPLFTLADIERISKSFRQKPQQFIEQYLRIDEDKDYVLKSVPCTFLDNENYCMIYDVRPKACREFPHTDRKKFHQIADLTLKNVAICPAAYNIVEEMKKKMPL; encoded by the coding sequence TTGAAACAAATTTTAAATAACTTAAATAAGTTAGCCAAAGATAAGCATATAGAAAACAAAAAGTATTTTGATAAGCTGAAAAAGAAACAACCTAAGAATTTAGATTATGTTATGCAGGATTTGCATGATGCAGAATTTAAAAAGACAGATTGTTTGCAATGTGCCAATTGTTGTAAAACGACTGGCCCATTATTTACTTTGGCGGATATTGAGAGGATATCCAAATCTTTCAGGCAAAAACCACAACAATTTATTGAGCAGTATCTTCGAATTGATGAAGACAAAGATTATGTTTTAAAAAGTGTTCCCTGTACTTTTCTGGATAATGAAAATTACTGTATGATTTATGATGTCCGTCCAAAAGCATGTAGAGAATTCCCGCATACCGATAGAAAAAAATTTCATCAAATAGCAGATCTTACTTTGAAGAATGTAGCAATTTGTCCTGCTGCTTATAATATTGTGGAAGAAATGAAGAAAAAAATGCCATTATAA
- a CDS encoding class I SAM-dependent methyltransferase, translating to MKDLFGKAMFDFQTNNSPEDIITETSISEEDEMSVTYLFRSYKEMPKLEQKALELAFGKTLDVGCGAGSHSLSLEKDRNLDVTSIDISEKAIETCKLRGIKNAQVQNILDFEGEKFDTILLLMNGTGIFGKLQNCNKYLSKLKSLLNEDGQILIDSSDIIYMFDEDEDGGKWIPSDNDYYGELVFTISYKGEKEEPFDWLYLDYNTLQNAATANGLKCELILEGEHYDYLARLTI from the coding sequence ATGAAAGATCTTTTCGGAAAAGCAATGTTTGATTTTCAAACTAATAATTCACCAGAAGACATTATTACCGAGACTTCAATTTCTGAAGAAGATGAAATGAGCGTAACATATCTATTCCGTTCTTATAAAGAGATGCCAAAATTGGAACAAAAAGCTTTGGAATTAGCTTTCGGAAAGACTTTAGATGTTGGCTGCGGAGCCGGAAGTCATAGTCTTTCACTGGAAAAAGACCGCAATTTAGATGTGACTTCGATTGATATTTCAGAAAAAGCAATTGAAACTTGTAAATTGCGAGGTATAAAAAATGCCCAGGTTCAAAACATATTAGATTTTGAGGGAGAAAAATTTGACACGATACTTTTGCTAATGAACGGCACAGGTATTTTCGGAAAATTACAGAACTGCAATAAATATTTATCTAAACTAAAATCACTTTTAAATGAGGACGGTCAAATTTTGATAGACAGTTCAGACATCATTTATATGTTTGATGAAGATGAAGATGGAGGAAAATGGATTCCATCCGATAATGATTATTATGGTGAACTTGTCTTTACTATATCTTATAAAGGAGAAAAAGAAGAACCTTTTGACTGGCTTTATTTAGATTATAATACACTTCAAAATGCCGCTACTGCAAATGGCTTGAAATGTGAATTGATTTTAGAAGGAGAACATTATGATTATTTAGCCAGACTTACAATTTAG
- a CDS encoding tetratricopeptide repeat protein, which produces MNKFKILSLALVASASVVKAQDIKEAKKAIDAEQFQKAKSLLKSIIKAKPSDGEANFVLGNIYLNESVVDSAKIYYLNGLEASDKKNLNYIGLGQLDLDQKNTAAAQTNFGLATKDMKRKDVDEFIYIGRAYINSDNPDYNNAIAVLKRALAIEPQNATALLAIGDAYYGANNQNDAYKAYRDAFTADPTLLRAKMQLGVLLKGAKSYDEAIKSFNEVIALNANYGPVYRELAETYYKWARNKPSTAKVNLQNAITNYEKYLSLTDYSLDSKMRHADFLILVKDYKKLEEVANKMIAEDKVNPRIFRYLGYAAYENGNPDVAIKSIEDFIKVPTNKVIGRDYLYLGLSKIKKGTNAEGVVDQAAFDAGFADIKKAIELEPLVVEELADFGKALFGKKQYTQAAAIFELGAANTESKNYLDDAVYYGISVYYGNAGKPVESRDKAALANADATFDKILVASPTYDEAYIYKARINSLLDKDDLIIKYYTEYVNKITAKGAEELAKPATVKKIVESYNSIGAAYANTDKAKAVEYFNKTLALDPANTYAAQSVKALK; this is translated from the coding sequence ATGAACAAATTCAAAATTTTAAGTCTTGCCTTAGTTGCTTCAGCTTCTGTTGTAAAAGCGCAAGACATCAAAGAGGCTAAAAAAGCAATCGATGCAGAACAATTTCAGAAAGCAAAGTCTTTACTGAAATCAATTATAAAAGCTAAACCTTCTGATGGTGAAGCTAACTTTGTTTTAGGGAATATATATTTAAATGAAAGTGTTGTTGACTCTGCTAAAATCTATTATTTAAATGGATTGGAGGCATCAGATAAAAAGAATTTAAATTATATTGGATTAGGTCAACTTGACTTGGATCAGAAAAATACTGCAGCTGCCCAAACTAACTTCGGCTTGGCAACAAAAGATATGAAACGCAAAGATGTAGATGAATTTATTTATATCGGTCGTGCCTATATTAATTCTGATAATCCGGATTACAATAATGCTATCGCTGTTCTTAAGCGTGCTTTGGCTATTGAACCGCAAAATGCTACTGCTCTTTTAGCAATTGGGGATGCATATTATGGAGCAAATAATCAAAATGATGCTTATAAAGCTTACCGTGATGCCTTTACTGCTGATCCAACGCTTTTGAGAGCTAAAATGCAATTAGGCGTTTTGTTGAAAGGAGCGAAATCGTATGATGAAGCAATAAAATCATTCAATGAAGTTATCGCTTTAAATGCTAATTATGGTCCTGTTTACAGAGAGTTAGCTGAAACATATTACAAATGGGCAAGAAATAAGCCTTCGACTGCTAAAGTGAATTTACAGAATGCAATTACGAATTATGAGAAATATTTAAGTCTTACAGACTATTCTTTAGATTCTAAAATGCGTCATGCTGATTTCTTAATCTTGGTTAAAGATTATAAAAAACTTGAAGAGGTTGCAAACAAAATGATTGCAGAAGATAAAGTGAACCCTAGGATTTTCAGATATTTAGGATATGCTGCATATGAAAATGGAAACCCTGATGTGGCAATTAAATCTATTGAAGATTTTATAAAAGTGCCTACAAACAAAGTAATTGGCAGGGATTATTTATATTTAGGTTTATCTAAAATTAAAAAAGGGACTAATGCAGAAGGTGTTGTAGATCAGGCTGCTTTCGATGCTGGTTTTGCTGATATCAAGAAAGCAATTGAATTAGAACCTTTAGTTGTAGAAGAGCTTGCAGATTTTGGTAAAGCTTTATTCGGAAAAAAACAATACACTCAGGCTGCCGCTATTTTTGAACTTGGAGCAGCTAACACAGAATCTAAAAATTATTTAGATGACGCTGTGTATTATGGAATTTCTGTTTACTACGGAAATGCTGGAAAACCTGTTGAAAGCCGTGATAAAGCAGCTTTAGCAAATGCAGATGCTACTTTTGACAAAATTTTAGTAGCTTCTCCTACTTATGACGAGGCTTATATTTACAAAGCCAGAATCAATAGTTTATTGGATAAAGATGATTTGATTATCAAGTATTACACAGAGTATGTTAATAAAATTACTGCTAAAGGAGCTGAAGAATTAGCTAAACCTGCGACTGTTAAAAAAATTGTTGAATCTTATAATTCAATTGGTGCTGCTTATGCTAATACTGATAAAGCTAAGGCTGTTGAATACTTCAATAAAACTTTGGCTTTGGATCCTGCTAATACTTACGCAGCTCAATCAGTGAAAGCTTTAAAATAA
- a CDS encoding PstS family phosphate ABC transporter substrate-binding protein: MLKNVKVLGLVIFILLFAMCNQKSKNDSNNETILKGTIEIAVDETVKPIVDDQVAVFEGTYYDAKVNTKAKSEAEVINDLLNVKTKVAITARDLTQAEKDKFIKLKINPRVTPFAIDAIAFISNKSNKDTLIALKTVVDFMKGIPNPGIKGLVFDNPNSSTVRYMKDLAKVKDIPADGVFSFKTNDEVIKFVSENDGMIGVVGVNWLSQPVPEMQDLVHNINVLSVKGVKDNNYYSPTQNDIAEGKYPLARELYIINCQGYTGLGMGFASFIAGDIGQRIVLKSGLMPVKTPGRKLQIRNQITNDKENN; this comes from the coding sequence ATGTTAAAGAATGTTAAAGTTTTGGGCTTAGTCATTTTTATTTTGTTGTTTGCAATGTGTAATCAAAAAAGTAAAAATGATTCTAATAATGAAACGATTTTAAAAGGGACGATAGAAATTGCAGTTGATGAAACTGTGAAGCCAATTGTGGATGATCAGGTTGCTGTTTTTGAAGGAACATATTATGATGCGAAAGTAAATACTAAGGCTAAATCTGAAGCTGAAGTAATTAATGACCTTCTGAATGTAAAAACAAAGGTTGCTATTACAGCGCGAGATTTAACTCAGGCAGAAAAAGATAAATTTATAAAGCTTAAAATAAATCCAAGAGTTACACCGTTTGCGATTGATGCAATTGCTTTTATTTCAAATAAGAGCAATAAAGATACATTGATTGCGTTGAAAACTGTAGTTGATTTCATGAAAGGAATACCAAATCCTGGAATAAAAGGTCTGGTGTTTGATAATCCTAATTCAAGTACAGTACGGTACATGAAAGATTTGGCTAAAGTTAAAGATATTCCTGCTGACGGTGTTTTTTCTTTTAAGACAAACGACGAAGTAATAAAATTTGTTTCGGAAAATGATGGAATGATTGGTGTGGTGGGAGTTAACTGGCTTTCACAGCCAGTTCCTGAAATGCAGGATTTAGTTCACAATATAAACGTTCTGAGTGTTAAAGGAGTGAAGGATAATAATTATTACAGTCCTACACAGAATGACATCGCTGAAGGTAAATATCCTTTGGCACGTGAATTGTATATCATAAATTGTCAGGGATACACAGGATTAGGAATGGGCTTTGCTTCCTTCATTGCCGGAGACATTGGTCAGCGAATTGTTTTGAAATCGGGTTTAATGCCTGTCAAAACTCCTGGTAGAAAACTCCAGATTAGAAATCAGATTACAAACGATAAAGAAAATAATTAA
- a CDS encoding energy transducer TonB yields MKLDIIKNQWLDIVFEGRNKIYGAYELRKSNTKTTVRALIIGSVIFSLAIAAPLIASFLPDSGEEEVNNDIKITTVKLPPKPKEPVKPNLPPPPPPPPKVDQVKFVKPVVAKTEEITEEPPKIVDLKEKKIGSETIKGDPDAVLTVDEPVGKGPVAEIVQEDNNVYNTAGIEVKPDFPGGMEKFYKFVGNNYKTPEEEGLKGKVYVTFVVEKDGSLTDIKVLRDIGYGTGAEAIRVLKKCPKWTPGEQNGKKVRVLYSLPITIQSAE; encoded by the coding sequence ATGAAATTAGATATTATTAAAAATCAGTGGCTTGATATCGTATTCGAAGGACGTAATAAGATATATGGAGCATACGAGCTGAGAAAATCAAATACTAAAACCACGGTAAGAGCCCTTATCATTGGTTCTGTTATTTTCAGCTTAGCTATTGCTGCACCTCTTATTGCCAGCTTTTTACCAGATTCAGGTGAAGAGGAAGTAAATAACGATATTAAAATTACGACGGTAAAATTACCTCCTAAGCCAAAAGAGCCGGTAAAGCCAAATTTACCGCCTCCACCACCACCGCCACCAAAAGTGGATCAGGTGAAATTTGTTAAGCCAGTAGTGGCTAAGACTGAAGAGATTACTGAGGAGCCACCAAAAATTGTGGATCTTAAGGAAAAGAAAATCGGTTCTGAAACTATCAAAGGTGATCCGGATGCAGTTTTAACTGTTGATGAGCCAGTAGGTAAAGGTCCGGTTGCTGAAATCGTTCAGGAAGACAACAACGTATACAACACAGCTGGTATCGAAGTAAAACCAGACTTTCCTGGAGGAATGGAGAAATTCTACAAATTCGTAGGAAACAACTATAAGACTCCGGAAGAAGAAGGTTTAAAAGGTAAAGTATATGTTACTTTTGTAGTTGAAAAAGATGGTTCATTAACAGATATTAAAGTTTTGAGAGATATCGGTTACGGGACTGGAGCTGAAGCTATCAGGGTTCTTAAAAAATGCCCAAAATGGACTCCAGGCGAACAAAATGGTAAAAAAGTAAGGGTACTTTACTCTCTGCCAATTACTATTCAATCTGCAGAATAA